A window of Besnoitia besnoiti strain Bb-Ger1 chromosome Unknown contig00029, whole genome shotgun sequence contains these coding sequences:
- a CDS encoding rhoptry protein ROP18 (encoded by transcript BESB_043070), with protein sequence MVFDPKRARKASCRVWLALAALGTVLGVHKGVSVHLSSQFGHLLASAVTSRRSHVTAGSVAPGEDDPHVGSSFTESSPLEDTPASTLAGAARTVGRHVSGASGRLAHFRGSRLEEPGSSSDASFADLGQPEGADLALVHGIEPGDSIVKHLLTLVSKQIHPVDRQAGAFRTLDKGLSATFWPQDVTVEVVSVRTGAPRRLRRGPVFGRGDFGMVFTASDVDTGAEFAAKVPIALREPFKMSQEDVMAEGRLTDAFATVKDPREAQAVLRFLVPTDMVQFPNKETFAVAIPGSRTLIGNVFFLMPKAYTDLQDVINAMCDPAVRDSDIVYHARLQLSYDLIRLVANLQRQGVVHGDFREANLLVMKDGRLFLADFGSMRKEGQKTHRGDSLTAHIKDEVMELGSVLTNLWGIELGYFLALEHSPNKPMETCGPPPPQYMDDVPSVSRGAVRRGKAGASTSFAGPLLT encoded by the exons TTGGGGGTGCACAAGGGGGTGAGCGTGCATTTAAGCTCGCAGTTCGGTCACCTGCTCGCTTCAGCGGTGACCTCAAGAAGAAGCCACGTGACCGCGGGATCGGTTGCACCAGGGGAGGACGATCCCCACGTCGGGAGCTCCTTCACTGAGTCCTCTCCTTTAGAAGACACCCCGGCCAGTA CACTCGCGGGGGCCGCAAGAACTGTTGGGCGCCATGTGTCTGGAGCGTCCGGGCGGCTCGCCCACTTCAGGGGATCGCGATTAGAGGAACCAGGTTCTTCGTCGGATGCGAGTTTTGCAGACCTGGGTCAACCAGAGGGAGCTGACCTCGCGCTGGTTCATGGCATAGAGCCAGGGGACTCCATTGTCAAGCACCTTTTGACACTGGTATCGAAGCAAATCCACCCAGTCGATCGCCAGGCGGGGGCATTCAGGACACTGGACAAAGGGCTCTCCGCTACGTTCTGGCCACAGGACGTGACCGTGGAAGTGGTCTCGGTGCGGACGGGAGCGCCACGGCGGCTCCGAAGGGGGCCCGTCTTCGGCAGGGGCGACTTCGGGATGGTGTTCACGGCTTCCGACGTGGACACCGGAGCAGAGTTCGCCGCAAAAGTTCCTATTGCTCTCCGCGAGCCTTTCAAGATGTCACAAGAGGATGTGATGGCAGAGGGTCGTTTAACTGATGCGTTCGCCACGGTCAAAGACCCAAGGGAAGCTCAAGCCGTTCTTCGATTCTTGGTCCCCACCGACATGGTGCAGTTTCCAAACAAGGAGACCTTCGCTGTCGCTATCCCTGGCTCGCGAACGTTGATCGGAAATGTTTTCTTCTTGATGCCGAAGGCCTATACAGACCTTCAAGATGTTATCAACGCAATGTGTGATCCTGCCGTACGGGACAGCGACATCGTGTACCATGCCCGCCTACAGCTATCCTATGATCTAATACGGCTGGTGGCCAATCTCCAACGCCAAGGAGTCGTGCATGGTGACTTCAGAGAGGCTAATCTTCTGGTGATGAAAGACGGGCGTCTGTTTCTGGCTGATTTTGGCTCAATGCGCAAGGAAGGGCAAAAAACCCATCGCGGAGACTCGCTAACCGCACACATCAAAGATGAGGTTATGGAACTCGGATCGGTGTTAACGAATCTATGGGGCATAGAGTTGGGCTACTTCCTAGCACTCGAGCACAGTCCAAACAAACCGATGGAAACAtgcggcccgccgcctccccagtACATG GACGACGTCCCATCGGTATCTCGTGGCGCAGTGCGACGTGGCAAAGCCGGAGCATCAACGTCTTTTGCAGGTCCCCTGTTGACATAG
- a CDS encoding RPAP1 family protein (encoded by transcript BESB_043090) yields the protein MESTAAEAGAPACGDSSGGTSKCRKQRTVSASSSSPPESPDSPGAEGPGRRPASVFKLSASTTPLGSISFFPPSEGHESGLCASPHGALRDPCSDGLNEPSRRRGDCSPFSVDRGALGGAPTCSLFAPERSTRLTLNPFAASEDATAKGRELGVPSASAFSLEVEVMRLSVAQAKAGQFHAMLVFPASSELSEVLGPCATRRAVRRPPDACSGGGVGVLAGGLQDAEIAQLSIREAEEDSALSGFVLGSVIEKNTSSADAHATPAPCPPQAASVAPPSDSYPPGSSGPLSFLPSNAAIEAPFGFPKAVHRSLLPCHSRRGADDNAGTPGGLRPKTGPTGATAASSFSDRGSTSVSGPGAVGKALAAEIENENLHILSRMQPHEIREAREEILQRFGAERFAALQRRALRRARAKCSGEHQEQNGNAEATRGAAAGRAARGERQQLQNEDAARLSAFPRENRTEESQTRLQAGGSAPAASPVPPSSSCASSTQSSVFALPGGRQCVLEWSLEPRRALAAAAARTPA from the exons ATGGAGAgcacggctgcagaggcgggcgcgcctgcctgtgGGGACTCCTCGGGAGGCACATCCAAATGCCGGAAACAGCGCACAGTtagcgcgtcgtcttcgtcgccccctGAGTCTCCTGACTCTCCTGGTGCTGAAGGCCCTGGTCGTCGGCCGGCAAGCGTCTTCAAACTTAGTGCGTCTACGACGCCGCTAGGCTCAATCTCCTTCTTTCCCCCGTCTGAAGGTCACGAGTCTGGGCTGTGCGCCTCCCCACACGGTGCGCTTCGAGATCCCTGCTCCGATGGACTTAACGAGCCCTctaggcgccgcggagattGTTCCCCGTTTTCTGTCGACAGGGGCGCGCTAGGTGGAGCTCCGACTTGTTCGCTCTTCGCCCCTGAGAGAAGCACTCGACTCACTCTCAATCCTTTTGCAGCCAGTGAAGATGCCACGG CCAAGGGACGCGAACTCGGcgtgccttctgcgtctgccttctccctTGAAGTAGAGGTCATGCGCCTTTCTGTGGCTCAGGCAAAGGCCGGTCAGTTTCACGCGATGCTTGTTTTCCCAGCTTCTTCGGAGCTCTCTGAGGTTTTAG GGCCCTGTGCGACACGCAGAGCCGTAAGACGCCCGccagacgcctgcagcggaggcggggtgGGGGTGCTCGCCGGTGGATTGCAAGATGCTGAAATAGCTCAGCTGTCTATcagggaagcggaggaagacagcgcACTCTCGGGGTTTGTGCTCGGAAGTGTCATCGAAAAGAATACTTCCTCTGCAgatgcgcacgcgacgcccgcTCCGTGTCCGCCTCAGGCGGCCTCCGTTGCGCCACCGTCAGACTCATATccgccaggcagcagcgggcctTTGTCCTTTCTGCCTTCGAACGCAGCTATAGAGGCTCCCTTCGGTTTTCCGAAGGCAGTCCATCGGTCGCTCCTGCCATGTCACAGTCGTCGGGGGGCCGACGACAACGCCGGCACACCAGGAGGCTTGCGACCGAAAACGGGGCCTACCGGTGCGACGGCAGCAAGCAGCTTCAGCGACCGTGGCAGCACGAGCGTTTCAGGACCTGGGGCGGTGGGCAAGGCATTGGCTGCGGAGATTGAAAACGAAAATCTTCATATTTtgagccgcatgcagccccaCGAGATTCGGGAGGCTCGGGAGGAGATCCTCCAGCGCTTTGGGGCAGAACGATTTGCGGCcctgcagagacgagcgcTCCGGCGGGCTCGTGCGAAATGCAGCGGCGAACATCAAGAACAGAATGGAAATGCTgaggcgacgaggggcgcagcagctggacgGGCCGCACGGGGCGAAAGGCAGCAGCTCCAGAATGAggacgctgcgcgcctgtccGCGTTCCCGCGCGAGAACAGAACTGAGGAAAGTCAGACGCGCCTTCAAGCGGGCGGCTCAGCtcccgccgcttctccggtgccgccctcgtcctcgtgTGCATCGTCTACACAGTCATCTGTTTTTGCTCTGCCGGGAGGCAGGCAGTGCGTTCTCGAGTGGAGCCTCGagccgcgtcgggcgctggcagctgcggcggcccggACGCCGGCTTAG
- a CDS encoding RIC1 protein (encoded by transcript BESB_043080), with the protein MQGQSGKDAAQSAGATSSVRFDLQEAAKLQWANPLGLEDARGGPLEEEDGEWEHQRVQGGCSPGYLRKQGEERRHASELNVSGSTSTGSCGARSSRLSAGGIYTGRAVAAGSERESAAGGFLDVECCYALLLPIEQKPEPLLIAGVLAPLGVVVACSPSRVAVRRASLPPPTAAECAERRGRQRLRAPCINLRLQLQPSLHPLLTRLLAVSAADRSFVHAHPPLSGVAFPARRAAGPGPSVGRLSPRPASGHQSPFPSPSPVGALACGVGLRAHETAAELLFQIRASPFFTHLVELALYELFERFLSGFKRELRALAPFKASRSAQTPPANGLAQAGVAGASPQRDANGECRSGVSGVSASSTLPHQKRGSMESENVGDPTEGWAAAAGAALMRHREEGLQRREIGLQSSRFSPSACSGPCSAEQKGANRNDSGKETRQQRLPRAPSPPAKAYVLSLPQAQVSTENEEARRRRHQGGAAPQQTSRVLQRTNRGDWEDAERAREAGKEMASQRKLAASDGRELAQPGSEEAMGPRRSRDARKKDRDRDEFGKASARYEDSHGGAKQAYGIAEAERRACALFSLDRLLRAEDVSEAFSLVAPRAHPYRVPVPSQLSSGPSLSPSSGSDVPLPSSASSRSVARAGSHGALSPHPAASSPSAELSLQQRFAVAQEALTALPGGAALYLFLHLLSRHSPSTLAKTVASCVRKTEPTLAPLVLFPLLGSPPATYFEDAMKRQLLHTASIYLLVLQNTEGCLVVRQKRALPLLRAALRLGVAGLARKLVRFVLALLVAYPARKRAENSACEATGDPTESAKARQASVHALREGNCEEDIVVPWSGAGGAPALWAPPALFQERRRSRSHAARSRAEEKPAREGEQLHSQVEEEEGSRRAQKAKHGQRAEERAERQADAKADEERAIFQLYRDVVAIVEDCLLSSLVHLQWLRVFQLTSVLALDLPAWLFRLRPHICRVFSLDGPCGLLPSPESAPVVSPCCSHSQCLFLQDDPAVPFERVVLSLVSQLGLSARGFASRSIWSAAQWRACLLGSRSLPSLCRTTEMGRLHQGSLLARTSSRASSHFGVDASLAISDSAEAAPAPTACREGTDLQSEEADARVLAASPSACEWKRGSYAAVSGAWVHLPSVRGLTPSPAPASPFPPPTFREFRACTQRPHAGLHAQVSPPSSSVPLPLPDGWFTHKQVYRGRLASSFSPRTNARAGAPSPPAGLPQRLGRRVQPNFVSGSEGEYSLRAATESLTAFFLHVFVRADLPVLALALLVAAGDREGVRRILSLSPSLRLRIQMKQEESNGRVSASADTTAQQPSKAAALESGHPGGRSREDAKTAGGGAVRRKQNRDAGGWAAMSRSLRELLFVMAEQAAESGAPTGERIEPPAGRNGERIRKT; encoded by the exons ATGCAGGGTCAGTCAGGcaaggacgcggcgcagtcGGCTGGGGCTACAAGTTCTGTACGATTTGATCTCCAGGAAGCTGCGAAACTGCAGTGGGCAAATCCGCTTGGCCTGGAAGATGCGAGGGGTGGACCTcttgaggaggaagacggagagtGGGAGCACCAGCGTGTGCAGGGGGGGTGTTCACCGGGGTACCTGCGAAAGCAGGGCGAGGAACGAAGACACGCATCAGAATTGAACGTCTCCGGTTCGACTTCGACGGGAAGCTGCGGAGCGAGGTCTTCCCGTCTCAG CGCTGGCGGGATATACACTGGGCGAGCTGTTGCAGCTGGCTCAGAGCGCGAgtcggccgcaggcggcttcCTGGATGTCGAGTGCTGCTAcgcccttctcctccctATTGAGCAGAAACCGGAGCCTCTTTTGATTGCAGGCGTCCTTGCCCCG CTCGGCGTCGTTGTCGCGTGCTCaccctcgcgcgtcgccgtgaggcgcgcgtccctgccgccgcctacCGCCGCGGAGTGtgcagagcgcagaggccgtcagcgtctccgcgcgccctgcaTCAACCTCCGGTTGCAACTGCAGCCTTCTCTGCACCCTCTGCTTACGCGTCTTCTAGCTGTTTCGGCCGCCGATCGCTCCTTCGTCCACGCAcacccgcctctctccggcgtcgcgtttccggcgcgtcgggcggcggggcctgGGCCTTCGGTTGgacgcctgtctccgcgcccggcAAGCGGGCACCAGTCTCCTTTCCCTTCGCCGTCACCagtcggcgcgctggcgtgcgGGGTGGGTTTGCGGGCTCACGAGACGGCAGCCGAGCTTCTCTTTCAGATCCGCGCGTCACCGTTCTTCACGCACCTCGTCGAGCTCGCGCTCTACGAACTTTTTGAGCGCTTTCTGTCCGGCTTCAAACGCGAgttgcgcgccctcgcgccgttcAAAGCCAGCCGGAGTGcccagacgccgcccgcgaatGGGCTCGCCCAGGCCGgggtcgcaggcgccagtccgcagcgagacgcgaacgGGGAGTGTCGCAGCGGAGTCTCAGGggtctctgcttcgtccaCGCTTCCGCACCAGAAGAGAGGCTCCATGGAGAGCGAGAACGTCGGCGATCCGACAGagggctgggcggcggcggctggcgcagcacTCATGCGCCACCGAGAGGAGGGgttgcagaggagagaaatcGGTTTGCAGTCATCTCGGTTCTCCCCGTCTGCGTGCTCGGGGCCTTGCTCTGCGGAGCAGAAAGGCGCGAATCGTAATGATTCCGGGAAAGAAACCAGGCAACAAAGACTCCCGCGCGCCCCCTCCCCACCGGCGAAGGCCTATGTGCTCAGtttgccgcaggcgcaggtgtctacggagaacgaggaagcgcggcgaaggcgccaccaggggggggcagcgccgcagcaaacCTCGCGCGTGTTGCAGCGGACGAACAGAGGAGACTGGGAGGATGCAGAGAGGGCCAGAGAGGCTGGTAAAGAAatggcgtcgcagaggaaactcgcggcgagcgatgGACGAGAACTAGCCCAACcaggaagcgaggaagcgatgGGGCCGCGCAGATCGCGCGACGCACGGAAAAAGGACCGAGACAGGGATGAATTCGGCAAGGCGTCCGCAAGATACGAGGATAGTCAtggcggcgcgaagcaggctTACGGCattgcagaggcggagagacgtGCGTGTGCGCTCTTCAGTCTCGATCGCCTTTTGCGAGCTGAAGACGTCTCTGAAGCCTTTTCTCTCGTGGCTCCACGAGCGCATCCGTACCGCGTGCCGGTCCCCTCTCAGTTGTCTTCcggtccctctctctcgccttcatcTGGCTCAGATGTCCCGCTTCCTTCGTCTGCATCCTCTCGCTCCGTGGCTCGCGCTGGGTCACATGGAGCATTGTCTCCCCAtcccgctgcgtcctcgccttctgccgagctgtcgctgcagcagcggttTGCTGTAGCCCAGGAAGCGCTGACCGCGCTGCCGGGCGGGGCGGCTTTGTATCTTTTTCTCCATCTTCTTTCGCGGCATAGTCCCTCGACGCTCGCCAAGACTGTCGCGTCGTGTGTGCGGAAGACCGAGCCaacgctcgcgcctctcgttctcttccctctcctgggctcgccgccagcaACTTACTTCGAGGACGCGATGaagcgccagctgcttcaCACCGCTTCCATCTATCTGCTGGTGCTGCAAAACACTGAAGGATGTTTAGTCGTTCGGCAGAAACGCGcgttgcctcttcttcgagcggcgctgcggctcggcgtcgcaggcctcgcgcggaagcTCGTGCGCTTCGTGCTCGCGCTCCTGGTTGCCTAtccggcgcggaagagggcggaaaacagcgcgtgcgaggcgacCGGGGATCCGACTGAAAGTGCGAAGGCTCGGCAGGcgtctgtgcatgcgctACGGGAAGGAAACTGCGAAGAGGATATCGTCGTGCCGTGGTCGGGAGCAGGAGGGGCCCCCGCACTgtgggctccgccggcgctgtttcaggagcgaagacgaagcaggtcgcacgcagcgaggagtcgcgcagaagagaaacctgcgcgagaaggcgagcagctCCACTCTCAagtggaagaggaggagggctcCCGAAGAGCCCAGAAAGCGAAGCACGGCCAGCGTGCGGAGgaacgcgcggagagacaagcCGACGCaaaagcagacgaagagagggcCATCTTTCAGCTTTACCGAGATGTTGTGGCAATCGTTGAGGACTGTCTTTTGAGTTCGCTGGTTCATCTGCAGTGGCTCCGCGTTTTTCAGTTGACAAGTGTCCTCGCGCTCGATCTGCCTGCTTggctctttcgcctccgccctcatATCTGTCGCGTCTTTTCGCTTGACGGGCCGTGCGGATTGCTTCCGTCTCCGGAGTCCGCCCCGGTGGTGTCGCCCTGTTGTTCGCACTCGCAGTGCCTATTTCTGCAGGACGACCCAGCAGTGCCGTTTGAGCGCGTTGTCTTGTCGCTTGTAAGCCAGCTCGGTCTCAGCGCTCGgggcttcgcgtctcgctcgatCTGGTCTGCCGCGCAGTGGCGAGCTTGCCTTCTGGGCTCTCGTTCGTTGCCGTCCCTCTGTCGTACGACGGAGATGGGTCGCCTACACCAAGGCTCTCTTCTTGCGCGtacgtcttctcgcgcctcgtctcatTTCGGGGTCGACGCGTCGCTTGCTATTTCAGAttcggcagaggcggcccCGGCTCCGACTGCTTGTCGAGAGGGAACGGATCTGCAGTCAGAAGAGGCTGACGCCCGAGTTcttgctgcgtcgccttccgcatgCGAGTGGAAGCGGGGCAGTTACGCAGCCGTCTCTGGGGCGTGGGTTCACCTGCCTAGCGTGAGGGGGCTCactccttcgcctgctccGGCCTCGCCGTTTCCGCCCCCGACGTTTCGTGAGTTTAGGGCCTGCACTCAGCGTCCTCATGCcggtctgcatgcgcaagtGTCTCcaccttcttcctctgtgcctctgcctcttcccgATGGGTGGTTCACACACAAGCAGGTCTACAGGGGTCGCCTCGCTAGCTCCTTTAGTCCGCGGACgaacgcgagggcgggggcgccgtcgcctccggcggggcTGCCACAGAGACTTGGGAGGCGGGTGCAGCCGAACTTCGTGTCggggagcgagggcgagtaCAGTctcagggcggcgacggaaagTCTGACGGCTTTCTTTCTCCACGTCTTCGTCAGAGCCGACCTGCCTGTGCTGGCGTTGGCGCTCCTCgtggccgcaggcgaccgcgagggagTGAGGAGaattctttctctctcgccgtcgttgcGACTGCGCATTCAGATGAAGCAAGAGGAAAGCAACGGGCGCGTCTCGGCTTCCGCGGACACGACCGCTCAGCAGCCGAgcaaggcagcggcgctagAAAGCGGGCATCCTGGAGGACGCAgtcgagaagacgcgaagactGCAGGAGGGGGTGCAGTGCGCAGGAAGCAAAaccgagacgccggcgggtgGGCAGCAATGTCTCGCTCCTTGCGAGAGCTGCTTTTCGTCATGGCTGAGCAAGCGGCAGAAAGCGGGGCGCCGACTGGAGAACGGATAGAGCCACCTGCCGGGAGAAACGGTGAAAGAATCCGTAAAACGTAA